A single Nocardioides bizhenqiangii DNA region contains:
- a CDS encoding YbhB/YbcL family Raf kinase inhibitor-like protein: MSLERPVTPDPYELLPAVPSFGVTSADVTDGQPLKEDQVQAAGNTSPQLSWEPGPEGTQSYVVTCFDPDAPIVSGFWHWVAVDIPADVTSLDTGAGASDDSLPGGAFHVRNDFGERAFGGAAPPEGDQVHRYYFVVHAVKEPALGVDGSASPAVVGFNLAFKTLARGMVVGTYQH, translated from the coding sequence ATGTCCTTGGAACGACCGGTCACGCCCGATCCCTACGAGCTGCTGCCCGCCGTACCGTCGTTCGGCGTGACCAGCGCCGACGTCACCGACGGTCAGCCCCTCAAGGAGGACCAGGTGCAGGCCGCCGGCAACACCTCGCCGCAGCTGTCCTGGGAGCCCGGCCCGGAGGGCACCCAGAGCTACGTCGTCACCTGCTTCGACCCCGACGCACCGATCGTGAGCGGCTTCTGGCACTGGGTGGCCGTCGACATCCCTGCCGACGTCACCAGTCTCGACACCGGCGCGGGTGCGAGCGACGACTCGTTGCCGGGCGGCGCCTTCCACGTCCGCAACGACTTCGGCGAGCGCGCGTTCGGGGGTGCGGCGCCGCCGGAGGGCGACCAGGTGCACCGCTACTACTTCGTCGTGCACGCGGTGAAGGAGCCGGCGCTGGGCGTCGACGGCAGCGCGAGTCCCGCCGTTGTCGGCTTCAACCTCGCGTTCAAGACGCTGGCGCGCGGCATGGTGGTCGGCACCTACCAGCACTGA